The window ACACCATTATGAATAGAGATTTAACGACAGGACCGATTGCAAGAAACATCATCACCCTGGCTTTACCGATTATCGGCGCTGCATTTTTACAGTTTGCCTACAATTTTACCGACATGCTCTGGGTGGGAAGGCTTGGTAGCGAGGCGGTTGCCGCTCTTGGAACATCTGGTTTTCTTCTCCATCTAGCATGGGCAATTATCTCCATCCTGCTGGTGGGTACGACCATCAGGGTTTCCCATGCCATTGGTCAAAAAAATGAGCAACGGGCGGAATCCATTGCATTCAATGCACTTACGGGAACCTTAGTTGCCACCGTGTTGCTGACCATCATCGTATTGTTGTTTCACAAGCAGTTTATCGGATTTTTCCGCCTTAATGATTTGGTTACGGAATCACTGGCGCATGACTACCTGCAAGTTGTCTCAATAGGGTTGGTTTTTCATTTTTCCTCCCAGCTCTTTAACAGCATAAGCCACGGGCGCGGCAATTCGAAAATACCTTTTCTTATCACATTGACCGGTGTGGTGTTGAATATCATCCTTGATCCCATCCTCATTTTTGGATTCGGGCTGGGAGTAAAAGGGGCGGCTTTAGCGACGGTAATAGCACAGGTGGTAAGCGCCTCGTTATTCTGGGTTAAATGTGGGGTCCCTTTCATCGGTCCGATACATTTTGGGAAAATCAACCTTCGTGAAATCGGTGCAATTTGCCGGATAGGATTTCCGCCATCCACACAGCGCATTTTATTTACCCTGGTCGGTATCGTCATTGCCAGAATTGTTGCCAATTGGGGAAGTGATGCCATCGCGGCCCAGAAAATCGGCCTGCAGCTTGAGGCCATGACCTTTATGACCATGGGTGGTATGACCGGTGCTATTGTATCGTTTACCGGTCAGAATTTTGGTAGCAGTGCAATGGACCGGGTTCGCGAAGGATATCGTATCGGCATTGGTATTGCCCTGATCATCGGCGGGACAATGACCACGCTCTTTCTTATATTTGCAGAATCGATGGTGCGGTGGTTTGTTGATGACCCTGACGTTTTAATAATGGGCGCGAGTTATCTAAAAATTATAGGTCTGTCACAGTGTTTTATGTGTGTCGAAATGGTGACATCCGGTGTGATGAACGGGATAGGTAAAACTAAAATTCCGTCACTCATCAATGTCATCTTTACTACAATTCGCGTCCCTTTGGCTTTATGGCTTTCCAGCATCGACTCACTGGGGCTTGACGGCATCTGGTATACCATCCTTATCAGCACCCTATTACGTTGTGCCTTTATCACCCTGGCTTATCATAAGATAAAGGATGAATATATTCCTTTGGAAGAGCTTCTCCTCCGTAGACCAGACCACTGATAAATAAAACATCATGACACCAAAACACTACATGTTAGATCAAGCCTTGAAACAAGCCGCTTCTGAAAGATTGTTTGATGCTGATTTCGGATTTGAAAAGGAAAATGTCAGGGTAAAGCCCAACGGCCACTTGGCGTTGACTCCTCATCCTTCGGTGTTTGGAGATAAATTGAATCATCCTTACATCACCACCGACTTCAGCGAAAGCCAGGTTGAGATGATCACACCGCCGCTGCCCTGTCTGTCTGATGCATTAGGTTTTCTCGAAACTCTTCATGATATTGTCGCGACGAATTTAGAAGATGAACTGCTCTGGCCCCAGAGTGCGCCTCCTATATTGCCGGAAGATGAGGATATTCCAATAGCAGAGTTCGGGGATAAGGCTCAGGATCATAATGTATACCGCAAATATCTTGCCGAACAGTATGGGAAGAAAAAGCAGCTCATTTCAGGAATTCATTACAATTTCTCATTTGCCGAAAAAACATTAAAGCTGATCTATCAGAAAATGAGTCCTGATGAAATCTCTTATAGTGAGTTCAAGGATGCAATTTACCTGCGAACACTACGGAATTTTAAAAGACATCGCTGGTTTCTGGTGGCTATGCTTGGCACGAGCCCCGATCTTCATGAAAGCTTCGGAGAGCAGAACCGGGATTGCCTCGGGAAGGCAACGTCTATTCGGAATTCAATCATTGGTTATCGCAATACCAGGCTGCTTAACTTGAATTACGATAGCTATGAAGCGTATAAGCGATCCCTGCAGGAGCACATAGAAGCGGGTGACATCATTTCGGAGAGGGAAAACTATGCTACCATCCGCTTGAAGAGTTTTCCAGGCAGCAGCCATGTGGATTATCTGGAAGTACGATTGCTTGATATAAATCCCTTTGAAAAGACGGGGCTGAGTCACGCCCACGCTCAGTTGGTCCATATATATATGGTTTACGCTTTGCTCTTACCAGAGAAAGAACTCTTTGACTACGAAAAGCAGCTCAGGTCGCAGACCAATCAGGATGTTGTGGCCTGCTATGGCTATTCAGACAGTGCAACTATCATTGATGATGAGCAAAACGAGATCCCGCTGGAACAGGCAATCCGAAAGGTATATGAACAGATTGTACAGTATGTGAGGAGCATTTTGCCGGAACCCTATCTCCCGGGCCTGGAGCAATTGGAAGAGAACGTGTTTAATCCAGAAACACGAATTCCACACAGGCTGAAAGAGGCATTAAAAGGGGCGGATTTTGTTGAGTGGCATATCAACAGGGCAAGGCAGGATCTGCAGGACAGTAAGAGAAAAAATTATAATTTTCATGGATTTGAAGATTTGGAGTTGTCCACCCAGTTGATTATGCGGGAAGCAATTCTTCGGGGTATTGAGATCGAGGTGATGGATCGGCAGGAGAATTTCATAAAGCTCGCTCAAGGCGACCACATCGAGTACGTGATGCAGGCGACACGGACCTCCCTGGATAATTATGTCTCTATCCTTCTTATGGAAAATAAGGTGATGACGAAAAAGGTGCTTGATCGGGCAGGCATCCGAACTCCGGAAGGGGAGGAGTACCAGAGGGGAAATGATGCTCAATCAGATTTTGAACTTTTTAAAGATAAAGCAATCGTCATTAAGCCGAAATCCACCAATTTTGGCCTGGGAATTAGCATTATAAAAGAAAATAACGACGAAAAAATATTTCGGAGAGCGATCGAGTTTGCCTTCGCTGAAGACCGTACCATACTCATTGAAGAGTTTATCAAAGGAAAGGAGTATAGGTTCTTTATCATCAACGATCAGGTGGTAGGGATTCTCCACCGTGTCCCAGCCAATGTTACAGGTGACGGCAAATCAACTATCAGAGGATTGGTGGAACGTAAAAATCAGGATCCACTCAGAGGGAAAGGCTACACAACACCACTTGAAAAAATAGCGACCGGTGAGGCGGAAGAAATCTTTCTTCAAGCACAGGGATTGAATTTTGAATCCATACCTGACGCGGGAAAAAAAGTATTTTTGAGGGAAAACTCCAACATCAGCACCGGCGGAGATAGTCTCGATTTCACAGAAGATATTCATGAAACATATAAGGAAATCGCTATCAAGGCCGCACAGGCTCTGAAGGTAAGAATCACCGGGCTGGATATGATGATTCTGGATATTACTCAGGAAGCAAGGCAAGAGAACTACGCCATTATAGAGATGAATTTTAATCCAGCTATCCACATTCACTGTCACCCTTACCAAGGCAAGAACCGTCGACTCGATGCTAAAATTTTAGATGCCTTAGGCTATGAGTGAAGAGTGTCCGAAATGGCCTCCAAGGTTAGCGGGGGCAACCACCAACTATCTGGGTAGCAGATGGCTGATTAATCGGCAGCATGGCATAAAAAATGGGATTAGAACAGGACATAATCGCCTGTTCTAATCCCTTGGAAAGATACGTTTTATTGTTGTCTGGGTTACGCTGCCTTCTCAACGTTCACGGCACAAACCTTCAATTCAGGAATCTTACAAATCGGATCATGTGCAGGGTTGGTCAGGATATTGGCGCAACTTTCAATAAAGTGGAAAGGCATAAAAACTGAGCCGTCTTCCACTCGTTTGGTGATCTCAGCCCTGATATCGACACTGCCGCGCCTTGAAGAAACAGTGACGGTATCACCATCCTTAACATTGAGTTTCAACGCATCATTCTGACTTATCTCGAGAAAACCCTC of the Desulfosediminicola ganghwensis genome contains:
- the gshAB gene encoding bifunctional glutamate--cysteine ligase GshA/glutathione synthetase GshB, translating into MLDQALKQAASERLFDADFGFEKENVRVKPNGHLALTPHPSVFGDKLNHPYITTDFSESQVEMITPPLPCLSDALGFLETLHDIVATNLEDELLWPQSAPPILPEDEDIPIAEFGDKAQDHNVYRKYLAEQYGKKKQLISGIHYNFSFAEKTLKLIYQKMSPDEISYSEFKDAIYLRTLRNFKRHRWFLVAMLGTSPDLHESFGEQNRDCLGKATSIRNSIIGYRNTRLLNLNYDSYEAYKRSLQEHIEAGDIISERENYATIRLKSFPGSSHVDYLEVRLLDINPFEKTGLSHAHAQLVHIYMVYALLLPEKELFDYEKQLRSQTNQDVVACYGYSDSATIIDDEQNEIPLEQAIRKVYEQIVQYVRSILPEPYLPGLEQLEENVFNPETRIPHRLKEALKGADFVEWHINRARQDLQDSKRKNYNFHGFEDLELSTQLIMREAILRGIEIEVMDRQENFIKLAQGDHIEYVMQATRTSLDNYVSILLMENKVMTKKVLDRAGIRTPEGEEYQRGNDAQSDFELFKDKAIVIKPKSTNFGLGISIIKENNDEKIFRRAIEFAFAEDRTILIEEFIKGKEYRFFIINDQVVGILHRVPANVTGDGKSTIRGLVERKNQDPLRGKGYTTPLEKIATGEAEEIFLQAQGLNFESIPDAGKKVFLRENSNISTGGDSLDFTEDIHETYKEIAIKAAQALKVRITGLDMMILDITQEARQENYAIIEMNFNPAIHIHCHPYQGKNRRLDAKILDALGYE
- a CDS encoding MATE family efflux transporter; this translates as MNRDLTTGPIARNIITLALPIIGAAFLQFAYNFTDMLWVGRLGSEAVAALGTSGFLLHLAWAIISILLVGTTIRVSHAIGQKNEQRAESIAFNALTGTLVATVLLTIIVLLFHKQFIGFFRLNDLVTESLAHDYLQVVSIGLVFHFSSQLFNSISHGRGNSKIPFLITLTGVVLNIILDPILIFGFGLGVKGAALATVIAQVVSASLFWVKCGVPFIGPIHFGKINLREIGAICRIGFPPSTQRILFTLVGIVIARIVANWGSDAIAAQKIGLQLEAMTFMTMGGMTGAIVSFTGQNFGSSAMDRVREGYRIGIGIALIIGGTMTTLFLIFAESMVRWFVDDPDVLIMGASYLKIIGLSQCFMCVEMVTSGVMNGIGKTKIPSLINVIFTTIRVPLALWLSSIDSLGLDGIWYTILISTLLRCAFITLAYHKIKDEYIPLEELLLRRPDH